From a region of the Mauremys mutica isolate MM-2020 ecotype Southern chromosome 12, ASM2049712v1, whole genome shotgun sequence genome:
- the LOC123346431 gene encoding HLA class II histocompatibility antigen, DR alpha chain isoform X1 yields the protein MGAGRGVPMAQLALLTLLALPGTGAVRVDHVHFQAEFYQRTDRSQQGSGEFVQGFDEDEKFYVDLERKETVWRLPDFGKFVSFDAQFALRNVAISKYNLELMIESTNQTQAQNVPPEVTMFPEDPVELGEPNVLICFVDKFFPPALSVTWLKNGQEVTGGVYETDFYPRQDNSFRKFSYLPFLPSQGDFYDCRVEHGGLAEPFTKHWEAQVPTPVPETTETLVCALGLAVGIIGIIAGTILIMKGMKMNAARNPRGPL from the exons ATGGGCGCAGGACGGGGCGTCCCcatggcccagctggccctgctcACCCTGCTGGCCCTGCCGGGCACTGGGGCGGTGAGAG TGGACCACGTGCACTTCCAGGCCGAGTTCTACCAGCGGACGGACCGGTCCCAGCAGGGGTCAGGGGAATTTGTGCAGGGGTTTGATGAGGACGAGAAGTTCTACGTGGACCTGGAGAGGAAGGAGACCGTCTGGCGCCTGCCCGACTTCGGCAAGTTTGTCAGCTTTGATGCCCAGTTCGCCCTGCGCAACGTCGCCATAAGCAAGTACAACCTGGAGCTCATGATCGAGAGCACCAACCAGACGCAGGCCCAGAACG TGCCCCCTGAGGTGACCATGTTCCCCGAAGACCCcgtggagctgggggagcccaacGTCCTGATCTGCTTCGTGGACAAGTTCTTCCCGCCCGCGCTCAGCGTGACGTGGCTGAAGAACGGGCAGGAGGTGACGGGGGGCGTCTACGAGACCGACTTCTACCCCCGCCAGGACAACTCCTTCCGCAAGTTCTCCTAcctgcccttcctccccagccagggCGACTTCTACGACTGCCGAGTGGAGCACGGGGGGCTGGCCGAGCCCTTCACGAAGCACTGGG aAGCCCAGGTGCCCACCCCCGTCCCCGAGACCACAGAGACCCTGGTGTGCGCCCTGGGCCTGGCCGTGGGCATCATCGGCATCATCGCGGGCACCATCCTCATCATGAAGGGGATGAAGATGAACGCCGCCCGCAACCCGCGGGGCCCCTT ATAA
- the LOC123346431 gene encoding HLA class II histocompatibility antigen, DR alpha chain isoform X2 gives MGAGRGVPMAQLALLTLLALPGTGAVRVDHVHFQAEFYQRTDRSQQGSGEFVQGFDEDEKFYVDLERKETVWRLPDFGKFVSFDAQFALRNVAISKYNLELMIESTNQTQAQNVPPEVTMFPEDPVELGEPNVLICFVDKFFPPALSVTWLKNGQEVTGGVYETDFYPRQDNSFRKFSYLPFLPSQGDFYDCRVEHGGLAEPFTKHWEAQVPTPVPETTETLVCALGLAVGIIGIIAGTILIMKGMKMNAARNPRGPL, from the exons ATGGGCGCAGGACGGGGCGTCCCcatggcccagctggccctgctcACCCTGCTGGCCCTGCCGGGCACTGGGGCGGTGAGAG TGGACCACGTGCACTTCCAGGCCGAGTTCTACCAGCGGACGGACCGGTCCCAGCAGGGGTCAGGGGAATTTGTGCAGGGGTTTGATGAGGACGAGAAGTTCTACGTGGACCTGGAGAGGAAGGAGACCGTCTGGCGCCTGCCCGACTTCGGCAAGTTTGTCAGCTTTGATGCCCAGTTCGCCCTGCGCAACGTCGCCATAAGCAAGTACAACCTGGAGCTCATGATCGAGAGCACCAACCAGACGCAGGCCCAGAACG TGCCCCCTGAGGTGACCATGTTCCCCGAAGACCCcgtggagctgggggagcccaacGTCCTGATCTGCTTCGTGGACAAGTTCTTCCCGCCCGCGCTCAGCGTGACGTGGCTGAAGAACGGGCAGGAGGTGACGGGGGGCGTCTACGAGACCGACTTCTACCCCCGCCAGGACAACTCCTTCCGCAAGTTCTCCTAcctgcccttcctccccagccagggCGACTTCTACGACTGCCGAGTGGAGCACGGGGGGCTGGCCGAGCCCTTCACGAAGCACTGGG aAGCCCAGGTGCCCACCCCCGTCCCCGAGACCACAGAGACCCTGGTGTGCGCCCTGGGCCTGGCCGTGGGCATCATCGGCATCATCGCGGGCACCATCCTCATCATGAAGGGGATGAAGATGAACGCCGCCCGCAACCCGCGGGGCCCCTTGTGA
- the LOC123346423 gene encoding DLA class II histocompatibility antigen, DR-1 beta chain-like, with product MGAGRILGAGSRWAGALLVTLTVLRTHLAHCTEPPKRFLFQFKAECQFTNGTERVRYLGHCIYNQQQFVQFDSDVGVWVGETEVGRRWAEHWNKDPAEMDYRRSGVDRFCRHNYRVDKPFTVDRRVRPKVKVSPTKLGSQPHSHLLVCSVTGFYPGGIEIQWLKNGQEQTAGVVSTELLQNGDWTFQILVMLEMSPRRGDVYTCQVEHISLRGPLTVHWEAQSDSARSKMLTGVGGFVLGLIFLVPGLLIYLKNKKGRPVPQPAGLLS from the exons ATGGGGGCGGGTCGGATCCTGGGGGCCGGGAGCCGCTGGGCTGGGGCTCTGCTGGTGACACTGACAGTGCTGAGAACTCACCTGGCTCATTGCACGGAGCCCCCAA AGCGGTTCCTGTTCCAGTTCAAGGCTGAGTGTCAGTTCACCAACGGCACCGAGCGGGTCCGGTACCTGGGCCACTGCATCTACAACCAGCAGCAGTTCGTGCAGTTCGACAGCGAcgtgggggtgtgggtgggggagacggaggtggggcggcgctgggccgAGCACTGGAACAAGGACCCGGCCGAGATGGATTACAGGCGGAGTGGGGTGGACCGGTTCTGCCGGCACAACTACAGGGTGGACAAACCTTTCACCGTGGACAGGAGAG TTCGGCCCAAGGTGAAAGTTTCCCCCACGAAATTggggtcccagccccactcccacctgCTGGTTTGCTCGGTGACGGGGTTTTACCCCGGGGGGATCGAGATCCAGTGGCTGAAGAACGGGCAGGAGCAGACGGCCGGGGTGGTGTCCACGGAGCTGCTCCAGAACGGAGACTGGACCTTCCAGATCCTGGTGATGCTGGAGATGAGCCCCCGGCGCGGGGACGTCTACACCTGCCAGGTGGAGCACATCAGCCTGCGGGGGCCCCTCACCGTGCACTGGG AGGCGCAGTCTGACTCCGCCAGGAGCAAGATGCTGACGGGGGTCGGGGGCTTCGTGCTGGGGCTGATCTTCCTGGTGCCCGGACTCCTCATCTACCTGAAGAATAAGAAAG GGCGCCCCGTTCCCCAACCTGCAG ggctCCTGAGTTAG